The following are encoded in a window of Litorilinea aerophila genomic DNA:
- a CDS encoding LuxR C-terminal-related transcriptional regulator: protein MIRTFLVERVRLVAEVVGAALEGEPDIQVVGIATGVAEALERLAATPCDVVLVSTSLPDGGALALVSAIRERHPQVKTLVMGLTDSEGIILRYIEAGAAGYILREEGVDVLLSNLRAAVEERALISPRVAARLMARIAELSDKLAEMGMDPGDYEQLTPREREILGLIGEGLNNQAIAERLHIEVGTVKNHVHNILRKLNVASRKDAALYLSLVEGQEPPAEPDPGA, encoded by the coding sequence ATGATTCGTACTTTTCTGGTGGAGCGGGTCCGCCTGGTCGCCGAGGTGGTTGGCGCCGCCCTGGAAGGTGAGCCGGATATCCAGGTGGTTGGCATCGCGACCGGCGTGGCAGAGGCGCTGGAGCGGCTGGCTGCCACGCCGTGTGACGTGGTGCTGGTGAGCACCTCCCTGCCCGATGGCGGCGCCCTGGCACTGGTGAGCGCCATCCGGGAGCGCCATCCCCAGGTCAAGACCCTGGTCATGGGCCTGACCGACAGCGAGGGCATCATCCTGCGCTACATCGAGGCTGGCGCTGCCGGCTATATCCTGCGGGAAGAAGGGGTGGACGTCTTGTTGAGCAACCTGCGGGCCGCGGTAGAGGAGCGGGCCCTGATTTCACCTCGGGTGGCAGCCCGGCTCATGGCGCGCATCGCCGAGCTTTCCGACAAACTGGCCGAGATGGGGATGGACCCGGGCGACTATGAGCAGCTCACCCCCCGGGAACGGGAGATCCTAGGGCTGATCGGCGAGGGGCTTAACAACCAGGCCATCGCCGAACGACTCCACATCGAGGTGGGCACGGTCAAGAACCATGTCCACAACATCCTGCGCAAACTCAACGTGGCCAGCCGCAAGGATGCTGCCCTCTACCTGAGCCTGGTGGAAGGCCAGGAGCCGCCGGCCGAGCCCGACCCGGGGGCGTGA